Part of the Candidatus Babeliales bacterium genome is shown below.
AGAACGTTATACTGCAATGGATTATATTGATGGCAAAGTTTATGCATTATTAAATGATCAAAAAAAATCATTAATAGTTTTTCCTATTCAAAACAAATGATTTATTTTATCCCAAGTTGTCTATTTTGAAGACCAAGGACTGTATTTTTTTTACCAAAGTGATCGTTGATAATATCTTTGCACACTTCAGGAAGTATTGTTTTATTTATTAATAATTCTCTCATTTCATGAGTTGTTGCTAAATCTATTGGAGTTTTTCCTTTATTGTTTTTCATTTGTATCGCTTGCGGTGCATGTGCTAATAAATATGAAGCAATTTTTAAACGTTCTTCTGGATAATTTTCAATTTTCTTATTAGCCACTATATGATGTAATGGTGTATTATTATACTTATCAAGTGCCAAAATATCGGCACGATTTTTGATAAGTAAGCGACAAGTTTCATATCCATATTTATGGCGTGCTGCAACATTATGCAAAGGACGATGATTATGTCTATCTACTATTTTATTTGGATCGGCGCCATAATGAAGTAATAATTCTATAACTTGTGGACTAGGATGTGTATGAGGTAGATAAACACTTTTTCCCCATCCGCCATCAGGATCTGCTCCATGATCTAAAAGTTCTTTAGCTATTTCAATTGTTATATGGCAATAGGATAAAGGTGTTTCTGGATAAGAGAAAAAATTTGGATTATCATAAACTGTCTTATTAGGGTCAGCGTTATATTTTAGTAACAATTGAACAATTTTTAAATTATTTCGCATACAGAGTAGATTATTGTCGGGTAAATTTGGATCAGCACCGCTTTCCAAAAGAATTCTAAATGATTCTAGATTTTTTGCAAAATTCAAAGGAGTTTTACCATAATTATTTTTCAGATTAGGGTTGGCACCATTTTTAAGCAATAATTTAACAATTCCTTGCTGGCCATTTATTAAAGCGTTGTGCAAAGGAGCATTGCCATCGTTATTTTTTACATTAGGATCAGCACCATTTTTTAAAAAGATTTCTACTATTTTTTCGTGATTGTTTTTTATTGCAATTTCAAGAGGGGTTTCATTTTGAGAGTTTTTAATATTTATGTTGTTTTTATAAAAAGACCTGCAGAGCATAGAAGTTAATGTTGAATAACCCTTTGCAGCACACATGTGAAGCAAAGATTCATAATCTTTTATTAAATTATGTCCGGTTACTAGATAGCCTAGTGATACAAGGCCACAGCTTACTGATAAATATGAACGTTTGGTATTATAATCAGTAGAATTATAAGCGAATAAAGCAAAAGGGATTGCCATGAATGCAGAAACTAGAGGCAATGTATCTTTGCTTATAATAATTTTACTATGAATTGATTGATTACAAGTAAATAGAGAAATTAATAAGAAAATTTTTAAAAATTTTTTGTCCACGATAATAACCCCCGAAAAAATAGAATAAACTCTTAATGTTAAAATTGGAGGAGAGAGTGGGATTCGAACCCACGAGCCCGCTCGCACGGGCTAACGGTTTTCAAGACCGCCGCATTCGACCGCTCTGCCATCTCTCCAAAACGATTAGTATCGTTATTTTAGCTTAATCGTGACCATTTGGCAATAGTAAATCGGGGTTATTTTTCAGGGTTTTTTTAAGAAAAGATAAGATGAAAAACTGGCCTGCCATACGAAGCTTTCTACTACAAAGAATGGCTCCGCCAGCTGAAACCTTGGCGAAAGCTGGTGCGCCTGAGAGGAGTCGAACCCCTAACCTTCAGATCCGTAGTCTGACGCTCTATCCAATTGAGCTACAGGCGCGAAATTTTATGGTGGAGAGAGAGGGATTCGAACCCTCGTGCCCCCTTTCGGAGACTCTTGCTTAGCAGGCAAGCGCTATAGACCACTCAGCCATCTCTCCAGAGTATATCAAATGTATGTATAGAATAAAGGATTTATTGCTATCATGCAACTACAATTTCCAGGTTAAATTGTACTATTAATACCCAATCATCATATTCATAGGTTTTTTATTAAAAATCATGAATATATAAAATTTCCACGTTCTTTTTTTCTAGATAGCGCATGATTTCTTGCATATTATGAATATTAACCGTTATTGCTGCATAGATGTATTCAGGTCTGGCGGCAAGGCGCCACTCATATTCTTTAATACATCCTTCAACATCAAATAGGGTATCAATATCCTTACTATTACTACTATTATTATTATCGTTTGATACTTTATAGCGCACTTTATATTGAATTTCCTCTTGGCCAGCAATTTGCAAAATGGCTATCTGATTTTGTACTAATTTTTGTATGATTTCTACAAATTTTTTGTAGCGTGGTATTGCTATTAATTTGATACCATTTTCATATGTTTTTTCAATTTTAATACGGTTATCAATAGTGGAAACTTTATTTAATGGGTCTTTTATGATCATTTTTATAATAAGCGATTCTTGGCCGGAATACATTTTTTTAATAGGCCAAGAAATCATACCTTTTGCGCTATATTCAAAAGTCATTGAAACTCCAATGAAAAGATTCATTAAAGTATATGAAGAGGATAGTGCTTTGAGATGTCCTCTTTTTTGTGCAGCAGTTTTATAGGATTGTAAAAAAACCTGCCAAAAAGTTTGTATATCACTAAAATATGGATATTCATAAAAAGGTGTGTGTTCAATAAAGTTTGCATATTCATGGGAAGTATCAACATTGACCCACTCTGGAGAGCTAAGATATGTTTGAATTGCATCTCTTTGATATCCTTCTTGATTTACCACATCATCAAAAACTTGACCAAGAGCAATATCTTCCGGTGTACAGGTTTTGGTAAATTTAAGCATCGTGTTCATTGTTGGATCATTTTCTTGTAGTAAGCGTTCTGAGCCTGGGGTAAATCCATGTTGTCTTAATACGTTTATCCAATAAGTCAATGGTTTAAAATTACGATATTCATTCATTTCAGCTTCCACTGATTCTTGAGCAAACAGCGCATTAAAGATGGCATGAGCTGTTTGCGTTATTGCCATAAGTTCTGAAGTTTGTACATCGTGATCTCTTAAAAGAAAGATGCCGCCGGGTCTTAAAATACGATAAATTGAATTGATAAAGCTATCTAATTTTTCTTGCGGTACATGATGCAGGCCAATAAAACAAACGACTAAATCAACACTATTAGAAGGAATATCTTTAGACTTTATTGCATCATAATTGTTGAGAGGAACAAACTGATCAAAAAATAAAAATTTCTTTTTTGGGTTAAAAGAAAAAGATTGCACATGATCTTGCCACTTTTGCTTGTCATTTATAGCATAAATTGGCCCATTTATATTAAGAAATGTTTGCATACTTGCAAGATAAGTACCCGGTGTTCCAATTTCTACGCAACCATTTATCGTTGTATTATCAAGAATTTGCCCGGCTTGTTTGCTGAGAACAGTTTTCTGATGTTGTAGTAATTTTAACTTTGGATATGCGGGCAAAAAGTGCTTTACTTTATCCGCACAGGATAATATTTTTTCATAAAAATCATGATCATTGTGCGGTTTATTTTCTTTTAATATTTCATCAACAATGGAATAGAAGCGATCGGATGATACCTGTCTTAGTACATCATCAAGAAATAATCCAAATGTGGTTCGAAGATTTTCATTTGAAAAGATAGTATTTAAATAGTTTGCATGAGTTCGTTGAGTTGTTTCTTGCGGTAATGCTTGTATATTAGTTATAAAAAAAGAAAAAAATATAATAAATATGTGAGATCTTGATGTGAGTGGTTGTATCATTATCATCCTTGATTATAATATGTGAAATTTGAGAATTTTAGTTAATTATAGCGCAAATAAAATATTTTTTAATGGGTACTATGGCACTTATAGTTGAAATAAAAGTCATTCCTTCGTCTGGTAGACAAAAATGGCAATTAGATAAAAATGGACAAATAAAATGTTATTTAAAAAATCCCCCAGAAAAAGGAAAAGCAAATAAAGAGCTAGTAAGCTTTATCGCAGAGAGCATACAATGTGCTCAACGTGATATAGAAATTATAAGCGGTGCAACTGCAAGAAAGAAAAAAATAAAAATTCATACCAATAATACCTATGAAATGTTTTTGCAAAAACTCGGATTAGAGACTGGAGTGCAAAGTGCCTTATTTTAAATGGCGTGGTATTAATTTAAAGGGCAAAATAGTAAAAGGAATTGTTCGCACGAGTTCAGTACAAGAATTAGATCAACAGTTATTTGAAAACGAAGTTGCACTACTAGGACACAAACAGATTGAGATGAGCTCAGTATTACGGCCAATAACGGCAACAATGAAAGCACATAGTTTCAAACACATGGCGTTGCTCTTAGAATCGGGAGTTTTTTTAGATCATGCATTAGAAATTATATGTGCGCATAATAATCATCGTGCATTCAAAGAAATTTTAGAAGATATACATTATGATGTTTCTCGTGGCTTAACAATGGCAGATGCTTGTGCTAAATTCCCCACTATATTTGATTCAATTACGTTATCACTTTTGCAAACTGGTCAGCATGCGGGTAAGCTTCCAAGCGCTTTATCAATGCTTGCCGATCATATTGAATCAGTAGCCGCGTTTTATAAAAAATTGCGGAGTGCGGCATTTCTTCCAGGTATCACATTTCTTTTTTTTATTGCTATATCAATTATAATTTTGATTTTTATTGTACCATCTTTTGCTTCAATGTTTTCTAATGTTGGTCAACCATTACCCGCTACTACAAGTTGGCTATTGTGGATGAGTTCTCTTTTGACGCATAATACTTTATTGTTTTTGCTATTATTTATTGTTTTTAGTTTTGTTGGATTGCGAACGATATATTATCATACTAAAGTGAAAGCATTTTGTGATGTATTTGTTTTACGATTACCTATGATTGGTAATGTATTGCAGCAAACAACTGTTATGTATTGTTTACGTTCGGTTGGGATATTAATACAAAATGGGGTTTCAATTGTCCCCGCGTTTCAAGCAATCATTCCCTGTATTCATAATAATTATATTAAAAATGAAATGATGTCTATTGTTGACCAACTTGATAAAGGATATTCATTAACACAAGCATGCAAAGGAACGAAAAGCATTTTTTTTGATGAAATATTTGCCTTAATTCATATTGGCGAAGAATCTGGCACGTTAGGAATTGTTTTAAATAAAGCGGCTGATGTATATAAAGATCGTATTCATCGTACGCTATTTTTTTTAACGACCGTATTTCAGCCATTATTAATGATTGTGTTAGGCATGTTAATTCTTGGATTGATTGTAACAGTATACATGCCAATATTAAATCTTTCCTATACTATCGCTTGATTTTCTGTTTGAATCTATAATAAAGTATAAAAAAATAATTTTTATGCTCTTTATTATTAGGATGAATGTAAATGAAAAAATATTATATCTTATTATTTACATTATTTTCAGTAAATTTTTTACAAGCGCAAATAGCGCAATTATCTAATTCGTTAAATATACTTGAACAAAATTTAATCCAATTTAATAAGCTGCTGAATAATTATATTAAAACATTACCTAAGCCTACCCCAGAAGAAAAAGATAAAGAAGAAGAGCGCAAACGTAAAGAACAAGAAGAACTTGAACTAAAACAAAAAGAGCAAGAAGAAAGAGAACAAAAAGAAAAAGAGAAGCAAGAGTTAGAAAGAAAACGTGAAGAAGAGCGCAAGCGTAAAGAGAAAGAGAAAAAGGAACCAGTAGAAGCAAAAGAATTTCTTAATGCAATAAAAACTCAAGCATATCCTGAAATTCAAAATATTGAAAAAACAGATATTTTAAATAAGGATCAGGCAATACAAGAGTTTATAAATAGGATAAATGAATATATTAATAAAAAATTAACTTTAAATGATATTGTTAATAAGTATCATGAAAGTTTAATGCAATTAAAAGATGATATTGCATTCAAAAATTATCTAAAACAATATAGACATTTTTCACAATTAGTTATTTCCAATATTGCAAATCAATTTGATGATGATGGTAATTATAAAGGTTATTTAAATACAGATAATAAATTTTCTGCTGATACAATGTCTATTTTTAGAAAATTAATTGAAATGAATAAAAAATTGCTTGTTGAATACCCTGATCAAAATTTGCAATATTTCATTAATCGATATGATAGGTTACAAAACTTATATGAATTATCAGTAGGATTGCCACCAACGGTAAGTCGTAAAATTTCAACACAATTAAAAGTGATAATTGAAAATTTAGAAAAACAGTTAAAAGTGATAATTGAAAATTTAGAAAAACAGTTTGATCAAGCAAAAAAAGCTTTAAATACTTTAACTGAAACACAGAAGCAAGAAACTTTAGAAAAAATACAACTTTATCAGCAATTAAAAAGAAGAATATTAGGGCAGATTAACATAATATATCGAGATTTATTTAAAAACATATGTAGTCAAATAAAATGTCAAATAAAATTAGAAGATTACGATTTTAAATCGATTCAACGTCAATGTTTTAAAGAATTAAAAAATCTAAATAATTTGCAACGTCAATTTTCTCTAAGGCCAGAAAGTTTTAATGATCAACAAAAAAAAGAAATTCAAGAACGAATTGAAGCTTTTGTTCAAAAATGTACACCATCTAAGCTCATCAAAGAGTTCTATCAAGAATTGGGTAGAAAACAGATAACGCCATCGCAAGAAGAAGAACCTGAAGAGGAGCCTGAAGTTACTTTAGAACAAAAAGAAAGATTTGAAGAGCTTGAAGCCGAGTTAATACAAGAAGCTAAAAAGAATAAAACTTATACTGCACCTGAAAAAGTTAATTTAATTAATAAAATTAAGCAATATAAAGAATTAGCTTATCAAGTAGACGAACCATTAAAAAAAGCAATTATCTCTTTTGAAACACAACTCCGACTTCAGCGGTAAAAAATATAATTAATTATAAGGTTGAACATAAGCAAAGTAGCATTGACGCACAGCCCATTTTCAGCTATTCTGAGCTTAATTATTGAATTATATTTTAGCCGGGATGGCGAAATTGGCAGACGCACGGGACTCAAAATCCCGCGGTGGCGACACCGTGTCGGTTCGAGTCCGACTCCCGGCACCAAAAATAGGATAAGAGTAGTGGCAGAGTGTATTTTTTGTAAAGTTATTGAAGGAAAGGTACCAAGCATAAAGGTTGCAGAATCTGACTCAATTTTAGTTATTAAAGATATTGCACCTAAGGCTGCCGTTCATTATCTTATTATTCCAAAAAAACATATTTCTGATGTTAGAGCATTTGAGCAAGAAAATGCAGGCATTGCAGCTGATATGATTATGATGGCGCAAAAGCTTTCACAAAATTTATCTGAACCAAAAGCCTTTCGCTTAATAATTAATAATGGGGCTGAAGCAGGGCAATGTGTTTTTCATGTTCATATGCATTTTTTAGCCGGCAAAAAATTGCCCGGTTTTTAGCCATCTAGATGGAGGTTGAAAATGTATCCAATATTTCAAAAATTATTTAGTTACTTTTTTGTATTAACTATTTCAGGTTCTTTAGTCATTACCGGCTTTACTTATAATGTTATTAAAAAATTTACGCAGCGTCCTGTTTATTCGCAAGCACGTAAGCAAGAAATTGAGCAAAATAGAAATCTTTTATTAGAGCAATTTCATGCACAACCAATCCGTTTTAAGACAGAAGATGGTTTAGAGCTTTCAGGACTATTTTTTTTGCGAGAGGGTGCACAGCGCAACGTGTTAATTTGTCATGGATTTCGCATGGCAAAAGAACGATTAATTTTATTTGTTTCAATGTTTGCTAATGACAATATTCTATTATTTGATCATCGAGCACATGGTGAAAGTGAAGGTACTCGTGTAACATTAGGCTTTGATGAAAAACGAGATGTTTTGGCAGCATTAAATGTGTTTTTAAAAGAAGAAAAAACACGAGAGCTGCCAATATATGGTATCGGTCTTTCAATGGGTGCAGTGAGTTTATTAGGTGCGGCAGCAGAAAACCCTATTTTTAAAGGTATAGTGCTTGATTCACCATTTGCACGTTTAGATTTGCAAGCACGACGAACCATTGAGCGTAAATATAAATTAATATATTCACCGTTTGAGCCGTTGGGCAAACTTGTATTTTATTATGTTATGCATTTTTCTCCGGAAGAGGTTAATGCTTTGGCATGGGCCGAAAAAATTCAAATGCCGGTATTAATGATCCATTCAATGCAAGATCGAACTGCTTTATTTGATGATGCACAGCAAATTTATGCAAATATGAAGGGTAAAAAAGAACTTTGGGCGGTTGATGGTTCAAAACATGCTCGTATTTTCATAGATTTTCAAGATGATTATTGCCAAAAAGTGAATCAATTTTTTAATGCCAGTCTTTTAGTTAGTTAACTCTCATTTAAAATGAAATATTATTAATTATTGTTTTGCCTTATTCAAATGTTCTATTCTAAAAATTATAAAAAGGCAGAATAATGAAAAAATTAAAAGTAATATTTAGTATTTTTTTATTTTTATATCTATATTTTTCACCAAATTTACTTTCTTTTGAAGAAATAGCTTCAATTGGCCA
Proteins encoded:
- a CDS encoding ankyrin repeat domain-containing protein, which codes for MDKKFLKIFLLISLFTCNQSIHSKIIISKDTLPLVSAFMAIPFALFAYNSTDYNTKRSYLSVSCGLVSLGYLVTGHNLIKDYESLLHMCAAKGYSTLTSMLCRSFYKNNINIKNSQNETPLEIAIKNNHEKIVEIFLKNGADPNVKNNDGNAPLHNALINGQQGIVKLLLKNGANPNLKNNYGKTPLNFAKNLESFRILLESGADPNLPDNNLLCMRNNLKIVQLLLKYNADPNKTVYDNPNFFSYPETPLSYCHITIEIAKELLDHGADPDGGWGKSVYLPHTHPSPQVIELLLHYGADPNKIVDRHNHRPLHNVAARHKYGYETCRLLIKNRADILALDKYNNTPLHHIVANKKIENYPEERLKIASYLLAHAPQAIQMKNNKGKTPIDLATTHEMRELLINKTILPEVCKDIINDHFGKKNTVLGLQNRQLGIK
- a CDS encoding class I SAM-dependent methyltransferase — encoded protein: MIQPLTSRSHIFIIFFSFFITNIQALPQETTQRTHANYLNTIFSNENLRTTFGLFLDDVLRQVSSDRFYSIVDEILKENKPHNDHDFYEKILSCADKVKHFLPAYPKLKLLQHQKTVLSKQAGQILDNTTINGCVEIGTPGTYLASMQTFLNINGPIYAINDKQKWQDHVQSFSFNPKKKFLFFDQFVPLNNYDAIKSKDIPSNSVDLVVCFIGLHHVPQEKLDSFINSIYRILRPGGIFLLRDHDVQTSELMAITQTAHAIFNALFAQESVEAEMNEYRNFKPLTYWINVLRQHGFTPGSERLLQENDPTMNTMLKFTKTCTPEDIALGQVFDDVVNQEGYQRDAIQTYLSSPEWVNVDTSHEYANFIEHTPFYEYPYFSDIQTFWQVFLQSYKTAAQKRGHLKALSSSYTLMNLFIGVSMTFEYSAKGMISWPIKKMYSGQESLIIKMIIKDPLNKVSTIDNRIKIEKTYENGIKLIAIPRYKKFVEIIQKLVQNQIAILQIAGQEEIQYKVRYKVSNDNNNSSNSKDIDTLFDVEGCIKEYEWRLAARPEYIYAAITVNIHNMQEIMRYLEKKNVEILYIHDF
- a CDS encoding DUF167 domain-containing protein, yielding MALIVEIKVIPSSGRQKWQLDKNGQIKCYLKNPPEKGKANKELVSFIAESIQCAQRDIEIISGATARKKKIKIHTNNTYEMFLQKLGLETGVQSALF
- a CDS encoding type II secretion system F family protein, which encodes MPYFKWRGINLKGKIVKGIVRTSSVQELDQQLFENEVALLGHKQIEMSSVLRPITATMKAHSFKHMALLLESGVFLDHALEIICAHNNHRAFKEILEDIHYDVSRGLTMADACAKFPTIFDSITLSLLQTGQHAGKLPSALSMLADHIESVAAFYKKLRSAAFLPGITFLFFIAISIIILIFIVPSFASMFSNVGQPLPATTSWLLWMSSLLTHNTLLFLLLFIVFSFVGLRTIYYHTKVKAFCDVFVLRLPMIGNVLQQTTVMYCLRSVGILIQNGVSIVPAFQAIIPCIHNNYIKNEMMSIVDQLDKGYSLTQACKGTKSIFFDEIFALIHIGEESGTLGIVLNKAADVYKDRIHRTLFFLTTVFQPLLMIVLGMLILGLIVTVYMPILNLSYTIA
- a CDS encoding HIT domain-containing protein, which translates into the protein MAECIFCKVIEGKVPSIKVAESDSILVIKDIAPKAAVHYLIIPKKHISDVRAFEQENAGIAADMIMMAQKLSQNLSEPKAFRLIINNGAEAGQCVFHVHMHFLAGKKLPGF
- a CDS encoding alpha/beta fold hydrolase; amino-acid sequence: MYPIFQKLFSYFFVLTISGSLVITGFTYNVIKKFTQRPVYSQARKQEIEQNRNLLLEQFHAQPIRFKTEDGLELSGLFFLREGAQRNVLICHGFRMAKERLILFVSMFANDNILLFDHRAHGESEGTRVTLGFDEKRDVLAALNVFLKEEKTRELPIYGIGLSMGAVSLLGAAAENPIFKGIVLDSPFARLDLQARRTIERKYKLIYSPFEPLGKLVFYYVMHFSPEEVNALAWAEKIQMPVLMIHSMQDRTALFDDAQQIYANMKGKKELWAVDGSKHARIFIDFQDDYCQKVNQFFNASLLVS